The Coccidioides posadasii str. Silveira chromosome 5, complete sequence genome has a segment encoding these proteins:
- a CDS encoding uncharacterized protein (EggNog:ENOG410PIUR~COG:T~BUSCO:10806at33183) yields the protein MATEAPSHVNGAYTHHQPAPYHADRYPAANAPHTHQPSNASTPAPPPQEAKNDIPKEEVAWFFVEQYYTTLSRTPEKLHLFYSRKSQFVSGNEAEKVGVSVGQTAIQDRIKSLDFHDTKVRVLNVDSQASFDNILVSVIGELSNRSEPPRKFVQTFVLAEQRNGYYVLNDIIRFLVDDDGEAIADEQDAVEAPAAEAPSEPAEQQAAPQRLETERQADTEAAAQEVDEKLQESVKEVVETKPEEPEAVVEPAQAAEVTTEALQQEKPKEPEPTPIVSPPKAATPAAEKENIPPARPVSMTWASIASSNANKAAAAAVPTPVAVPQAAPAAQPKVAAAPSQPAPPANGESAPSQTSSTSSSEWQTAGRGRDDNVLAYIKNVNDKVDAALLKQTLQRFGKLKYFDVSRQRSCAFVEFADAAGYKAAVAANPHQIGTERITVEERRPRATAYGGNASYGPGRGGAGRGRGDRTASQGRGGFQKDSGRFTPRGGRGGTITPKGRPQSQAV from the exons ATGGCAACCGAAGCTCCATCTCACGTCAACGGAGCTTATACCCACCACCAGCCCGCTCCGTACCACGCTGATCGCTACCCTGCCGCTAATGCACCGCATACTCACCAGCCGAGCAACGCTTCGACTCCGGCTCCTCCACCGCAGGAAGCCAAGAATGACATCCCCAAGGAAGAAGTTGCGTGGTTCTTCGTCGAACAGTACTACACTACCCTCAGCCGGACCCCTGAGAAGCTTCACCTCTTCTATTCGCGCAAGTCTCAGTTTGTCTCTGGAAATGAGGCGGAGAAAGTTGGCGTTTCTGTTGGCCAAACT GCCATTCAGGATCGCATCAAATCTCTTGATTTTCACGATACCAAAGTCAGGGTTTTGAATGTCGACTCCCAGGCTTCGTTCGATAACATCTTGGTATCTGTTATTGGAGAGCTGTCTAACAGGTCTGAGCCTCCACGCAAGTTTGTCCAGACCTTTGTCTTGGCTGAACAGAGAAATGGATATTATGTTTTGAACGATATTATCCGATTCTTAGTTGACGACGATGGAGAGGCTATTGCCGACGAGCAAGACGCCGTGGAGGCCCCGGCCGCAGAGGCTCCTTCTGAGCCAGCCGAACAACAGGCTGCTCCTCAACGGCTTGAGACTGAGCGCCAAGCTGATACCGAAGCTGCGGCACAGGAAGTTGATGAGAAGCTTCAGGAGTCCGTGAAAGAAGTTGTTGAGACTAAGCCTGAGGAGCCTGAAGCAGTTGTCGAGCCAGCGCAGGCTGCCGAAGTCACTACTGAAGCTTTGCAGCAGGAGAAGCCCAAGGAACCTGAACCAACTCCCATCGTCTCACCGCCCAAGGCTGCAACCCCTGCTGCTGAAAAGGAGAACATTCCTCCAGCTAGGCCTGTCTCCATGACCTGGGCTTCCATTGCTTCTTCGAACGCCAATAAAGCTGCCGCTGCCGCGGTCCCCACGCCTGTCGCTGTGCCACAGGCTGCCCCAGCCGCACAGCCCAAGGTCGCAGCTGCTCCTTCCCAGCCAGCTCCTCCCGCTAATGGTGAGAGCGCTCCAAGCCAAACTTCTTCGACCTCAAGCTCTGAATGGCAAACTGCCGGCAGAGGTCGCGATGACAATGTGCTTGCATACATTAAAAACGTTAACGACAAAGTCGATGCTGCCCTCCTCAAGCAGACTCTTCAGCGCTTTGGTAAGCTCAAGTATTTTGATGTCAGTCGCCAACGT AGCTGTGCTTTTGTGGAATTTGCAGATGCTGCTGGTTACAAGGCCGCCGTCGCAGCTAATCCTCATCAAATTGGCACTGAACGTATCACTGTGGAAGAGCGACGTCCACGAGCCACTGCTTACGGAGGCAATGCTAGTTATGGCCCTGGTAGGGGTGGTGCTGGCCGTGGACGTGGCGACCGTACCGCTAGTCAAGGTCGTGGTGGATTTCAGAAAGACTCTGGACGTTTCACTCCTAGAGGCGGCCGCGGCGGCACTATTACTCCCAAAGGTCGTCCCCAGTCCCAAGCCGTATGA
- a CDS encoding uncharacterized protein (EggNog:ENOG410PG9G~COG:K~BUSCO:5223at33183), protein MNQDPSLASWSGHMPEDSLISGSSEDLSNLLDFDFDLADLGTPVDQHGNPIATSVSQVPTTLVQDAQLTGMEGIQTSQPQQYATSFTDQMQSIEMQGVTCTQAQVNPTHFYLQKQHQHGIVPQGFGQPHQFVPPTPNSTELHGGVARYPPPLDTGAQRRYEPYTRGTDDQGAFTPLISPAMTPLEQQLRFPEYATPGEYLTPLTSPALEAHNHNGNGFMFSQTSGVDMGFVTSPVDTRHQLPASTAPSSPAILRRHRRKSSIAQRSNARQVRQSPSMRPMSSRQKSRPGSAIIPGGDMRMWNRDLSQDPSLSDKRNGSRQSSSTESSGQDSVSPEPLSEPLMPPPALPRAFKSPYMAAQESSSEQRAREAATPATLMKLQSRPTEANSSANFSRPGSVVISNVPEETMEDISLPEAASNVDQAATSTSSTITDANELTPRLAAKQTPVLKSLKETNGQGTASVTPSPQIGAMKSPMGPVGLKRADSRPGGRTSKKRQSGSTSQISPALRPKISPSIQPLIRAEGISSETSALYLASKSNYQHILEGTVLPGVSYPENLAENLSSKRTNHKLAEQGRRNRINTALKEIERLLPPSLTHDGNKDKDKDKAAEGRANGTSSKSPDKPASHQPISKASTVELAIVYIKALQQELAETKKQLKDLTTKLDGTENPNIALEKVNSEKTATQPGKSDPEAPTATQKTTTAEEPNPENDESKAAQ, encoded by the exons ATGAACCAAGATCCCTCATTGGCATCGTGGTCCGGCCATATGCCTGAAGATTCTCTGATTTCTGGCTCTAGCGAGGACCTGTCAAATCTGCTCGACTTTGACTTTGATCTGGCCGACTTAGGAACTCCAGTTGACCAGCATGGCAACCCTATTGCCACCTCGGTCTCGCAGGTGCCGACTACTCTGGTGCAGGATGCTCAGTTGACGGGAATGGAAGGGATTCAGACCTCTCAACCTCAGCAGTATGCGACTTCATTTACTGATCAGATGCAATCCATTGAAATGCAAGGAGTCACTTGCACTCAGGCGCAAGTGAATCCGACGCATTTTTATCTTCAGAAGCAGCACCAGCATGGAATCGTTCCCCAGGGCTTCGGGCAACCCCATCAGTTTGTCCCACCCACTCCAAACAGCACCGAGTTACACGGAGGTGTCGCACGGTACCCCCCTCCATTAGACACTGGGGCTCAGCGACGATACGAACCGTATACTCGCGGAACTGATGACCAG GGTGCTTTCACGCCATTGATATCGCCTGCAATGACCCCTCTGGAGCAGCAACTGCGCTTTCCAGAATATGCAACTCCCGGTGAATATCTAACGCCGTTGACATCGCCTGCCCTCGAGGCACACAACCACAATGGCAACGGATTCATGTTTAGTCAAACTTCGGGGGTGGATATGGGTTTTGTCACTTCACCCGTGGACACGAGACATCAGCTACCCGCCAGCACAGCTCCGTCGTCTCCTGCAATTCTCAGGCGCCATAGGCGAAAGTCTTCCATTGCACAGAGGTCCAATGCTCGTCAAGTTCGTCAGTCTCCTTCCATGAGACCGATGAGCAGCCGTCAAAAGTCTCGGCCAGGTTCTGCAATCATCCCTGGTGGTGACATGCGAATGTGGAACAGAGATCTTTCCCAGGATCCCTCGCTGTCAGATAAACGGAATGGTTCGCGACAAAGTAGCAGTACCGAAAGCTCAGGCCAAGATTCCGTGTCTCCAGAGCCGTTAAGCGAACCTTTGATGCCGCCACCAGCCCTCCCACGTGCTTTTAAGTCACCATATATGGCTGCACAGGAGTCAAGCTCGGAGCAAAGAGCGAGGGAAGCCGCGACTCCCGCAACATTGATGAAGTTGCAAAGCCGGCCAACCGAAGCCAACTCTAGTGCCAATTTCTCGCGACCCGGTTCTGTTGTAATTTCAAATGTCCCCGAAGAGACAATGGAAGATATCTCACTTCCAGAAGCGGCCTCAAACGTCGACCAGGCTGCTACTTCAACCAGTAGTACGATCACTGATGCGAATGAGCTTACGCCGAGATTAGCCGCAAAGCAAACACCGGTTTTGAAGTCGTTGAAGGAAACAAATGGCCAAGGCACTGCTTCGGTGACTCCAAGCCCGCAAATAGGTGCGATGAAATCTCCAATGGGGCCGGTTGGACTTAAAAGGGCAGATTCTAGACCGGGAGGGAGAACGTCTAAGAAGCGGCAGAGTGGAAGTACTTCACAGATCAGCCCGGCCTTGAGACCGAAAATAAGTCCAAGCATACAGCCTCTTATTCGTGCAGAAG GAATTTCGTCTGAGACATCTGCCCTCTATCTTGCCTCCAAATCAAACTATCAACATATCCTGGAGGGAACAGTTCTTCCAGGGGTCTCGTATCCGGAAAATTTGGCTGAGAATTTGAGTTCGAAACGCACAAATCATAAACTTGCAGAACAAGGACGACGGAACCGCATTAACACCGCTCTTAAAGAAATAGAAAGGCTCCTGCCCCCTTCCTTGACACACGATGGAAATAAAGACAAGGATAAAGATAAAGCCGCCGAAGGTCGAGCGAATGGAACGTCTTCCAAGTCTCCAGATAAACCCGCATCCCACCAGCCAATTAGCAAAGCTAGCACAGTGGAGCTAGCCATTGTCTATATCAAAGCGCTGCAACAAGAACTTGCTGAAACGAAAAAGCAATTGAAAGACTTGACAACAAAATTAGACGGGACCGAAAATCCAAACATAGCTCTAGAGAAAGTCAATTCCGAAAAGACAGCAACTCAGCCAGGCAAATCCGACCCTGAAGCGCCCACTGCTACCCAGAAAACGACAACTGCAGAGGAACCAAACCCTGAAAACGATGAATCAAAGGCCGCGCAATGA